From the genome of Planctomycetaceae bacterium, one region includes:
- a CDS encoding helix-turn-helix domain-containing protein: MNRDLSISQVARHLQIRRETVKRLIEQGHLEAYDAAPPSAPRRAYRITEPALTAFKQARRFRKHVPQNRKVSPAEVIEFF; this comes from the coding sequence ATGAATCGTGACCTCTCCATCAGCCAGGTCGCCCGACACCTGCAGATCCGCCGCGAAACCGTGAAACGCCTCATCGAACAGGGCCACCTCGAAGCCTACGACGCCGCCCCGCCATCCGCCCCCCGCCGAGCCTACCGGATCACGGAACCCGCACTCACCGCGTTCAAACAGGCACGCCGATTCAGAAAACATGTCCCGCAGAACCGAAAGGTATCACCAGCGGAGGTCATTGAATTCTTCTAA
- a CDS encoding tyrosine-type recombinase/integrase, which yields MAKTRTKPGKPRRNFPLFPHQNGQWAKKIKGKQYYFGPWSDPEGSEAKYLAQREYLQAGRTPPQVSDGCRIVDLVNRFLTVKQAMVDSQELSPRSFLDYFRCCENIISHFERERLVSDIRVEDFERYRIKLGKVRGLSAIGVQVTVCRMVFRFAFENELIDRPVRFGQHFKRPSKKALRLDRARKQQQHGLKMFEAAELRTILDAASDPLRAMVYLGVNGGLGASDLAELTDSSITHGWLDFPRVKTGIPRRIPLWPETIEAIKSASLSRPKARDDVRSDLLFITKYGRPWVRTGPSGTSNIDKIADAFAKLLKALGLKRQGVGFYALRHTFETIAGGSGDQVAVDAIMGHVNDDMASLYRERIDDSRLTAVSDRVRDWLFG from the coding sequence ATGGCAAAGACAAGAACCAAGCCAGGCAAACCACGCAGGAATTTTCCGCTGTTTCCGCATCAGAACGGTCAGTGGGCGAAGAAAATCAAAGGGAAGCAGTACTACTTCGGGCCGTGGTCTGATCCGGAAGGCTCGGAAGCGAAGTATCTCGCACAGCGTGAGTATCTTCAAGCAGGTCGAACACCGCCGCAGGTGTCGGACGGGTGTCGTATCGTCGACCTTGTCAACCGGTTCCTGACCGTGAAGCAGGCAATGGTGGATTCTCAGGAACTGTCGCCGCGATCCTTCCTGGACTACTTTCGCTGTTGTGAAAACATCATCAGCCATTTCGAACGCGAGCGTTTGGTGTCCGACATTCGCGTGGAGGACTTCGAACGCTACCGGATCAAACTGGGTAAGGTCCGCGGTCTGAGTGCCATCGGTGTGCAGGTGACCGTGTGCCGAATGGTGTTTCGCTTTGCATTCGAGAACGAACTAATCGATCGCCCGGTCCGATTCGGTCAGCACTTCAAACGCCCGTCAAAGAAGGCTCTGCGCCTTGACCGTGCCCGAAAGCAGCAACAGCACGGTCTCAAGATGTTCGAGGCCGCGGAACTGAGGACGATTCTTGATGCGGCCTCCGATCCTCTTCGAGCAATGGTTTATCTCGGTGTGAATGGCGGCCTCGGTGCCAGCGACCTGGCAGAACTGACGGACTCCTCGATCACTCACGGATGGCTCGATTTTCCGAGAGTCAAAACAGGGATTCCCCGGCGCATTCCGCTTTGGCCGGAGACGATAGAGGCGATCAAATCTGCATCACTGTCCCGGCCGAAAGCCCGCGATGACGTCCGCAGCGATCTTCTTTTCATCACCAAGTACGGACGACCGTGGGTCAGGACAGGACCGTCCGGCACAAGTAATATCGACAAGATCGCAGATGCGTTTGCGAAGCTCCTGAAGGCACTCGGGCTGAAGAGGCAGGGCGTGGGATTTTACGCGCTGCGTCATACGTTCGAAACGATCGCCGGGGGCAGCGGCGATCAGGTTGCCGTTGACGCGATCATGGGCCATGTCAACGATGACATGGCGAGCCTCTACCGTGAGCGCATTGATGACAGTCGGCTGACCGCAGTTTCGGATCGGGTCCGGGACTGGCTGTTTGGCTGA
- a CDS encoding 1-acyl-sn-glycerol-3-phosphate acyltransferase — translation MQKIVFDDPYTFVPPYRGKFWSWAFRFYLPRFLRTNYGITGWTTHGIEHLRGSLKAGHGIILCPNHCRISDPMLTGVITMETPCHFYALASWHVFRQSRLETFIARRVGGFSIYREGFDRQALDTSVDIVAEAERPLVIFPEGSISFANDRLLPLMDGTSFIARAAAKRRARRHPDSRVVIHPVAFRYRHRSDPNTSLVPAIERLERMVFWQTLDNLPLIDRLRRLGRALLCAREIQVLGEARAGGLHSRIQRLLNDILQPMEREWLGQTRTGSISARVKDLRAAIVPDMSRGSVDRAERRRRWRLLTDLYYAQCLSLYPEGYLEDGRCGEASVDRLFETVERLEEDMTDRFEIRRDVHVDITIGEAIEVDPAQKKDRSGDPLMATLRQRLLDLLGIEDWWPPEPVTATDDSDDGDSADGASSDSDSPVGEAVVSDQA, via the coding sequence ATGCAGAAGATAGTCTTCGACGATCCCTATACCTTCGTTCCGCCGTATCGGGGGAAGTTCTGGTCGTGGGCCTTTCGGTTTTACCTGCCGCGGTTTCTGCGAACGAATTATGGGATCACGGGCTGGACGACTCACGGCATTGAGCATCTGCGGGGATCCCTGAAGGCGGGACACGGCATTATTCTGTGTCCGAATCACTGCCGGATTTCGGACCCGATGCTTACGGGAGTCATCACGATGGAGACTCCCTGCCATTTTTACGCGCTGGCAAGCTGGCATGTGTTTCGACAAAGCCGGCTGGAAACGTTTATTGCCCGGCGCGTCGGCGGGTTCAGCATTTATCGCGAAGGATTTGACCGGCAGGCTCTGGACACGTCGGTGGACATCGTCGCCGAGGCGGAGCGTCCGCTGGTGATCTTTCCCGAAGGATCGATTTCCTTTGCCAACGACCGGCTGTTGCCGCTGATGGACGGCACGTCGTTCATCGCTCGCGCGGCGGCGAAACGCCGAGCGAGGCGGCATCCCGATTCGCGAGTCGTCATTCATCCCGTGGCCTTTCGTTACAGGCATCGTTCTGATCCGAATACATCCCTGGTGCCGGCGATCGAGCGACTGGAACGCATGGTGTTCTGGCAGACTCTGGACAATCTTCCGCTGATTGACCGCCTGCGACGGCTGGGCCGGGCGCTGTTGTGTGCCAGGGAAATTCAGGTTCTGGGGGAAGCTCGCGCGGGAGGTCTGCATTCCCGAATTCAGCGGTTGCTGAATGACATCCTGCAGCCGATGGAACGCGAGTGGCTCGGGCAGACTCGCACGGGAAGCATCAGCGCCCGCGTGAAGGATCTGCGGGCGGCGATCGTTCCCGACATGTCGCGCGGCAGCGTCGATCGCGCTGAACGCAGGCGTCGCTGGCGGCTGCTGACCGATCTGTACTACGCGCAGTGTCTGTCACTTTATCCGGAAGGCTATCTGGAAGACGGACGCTGCGGCGAAGCATCGGTGGACCGTCTGTTTGAAACGGTGGAGCGGCTGGAAGAAGACATGACCGACCGCTTCGAAATCCGTCGCGACGTGCATGTCGACATCACAATCGGTGAAGCCATCGAAGTCGATCCGGCACAGAAGAAGGATCGTTCCGGTGATCCGCTGATGGCCACTCTTCGGCAGCGACTGCTGGACCTGCTGGGGATCGAAGACTGGTGGCCTCCGGAACCCGTGACCGCAACCGACGATTCGGACGATGGAGATTCCGCGGACGGAGCCTCGTCGGACAGCGATTCGCCCGTTGGCGAAGCTGTCGTGTCGGACCAGGCGTAG
- a CDS encoding prolyl oligopeptidase family serine peptidase encodes MFRVRMLCLLLAGCLSHARITSADDVSASDVPELTTTQVVSSLDGMEQPVRYWAPDEANGDSPLPLFVFLHSWSGDYTQDNSKWLKQAVARNWIFLHPNFRGVNETPQACGSEFARRDVLDAIDFACEKFRVDRRRIYLAGTSGGGHMAMLMAAYHPDRFSAVSEWVGISDLQRWYHFHVKEGQPQRYAQMIVKCLGGPPGTSPEIDASYQERSPLFHLSNAADLPLDFNAGVHDGHTGSVPIDHTLNAYLTVTAAHGTATISSSEIAELLQEETLSRPTPSDEAGDPTYGRRILLRRQSRNARVTIFEGGHEGLPEPACEWLSQQSRLVQPESSDRQEEKAIE; translated from the coding sequence ATGTTTCGAGTCCGAATGCTGTGCCTGCTGCTGGCGGGCTGCCTGTCGCACGCACGCATCACGTCGGCGGACGACGTGAGTGCTTCCGATGTTCCTGAGCTGACGACAACGCAGGTGGTCAGTTCTCTGGATGGCATGGAACAGCCCGTTCGCTACTGGGCACCCGACGAAGCGAACGGCGACAGCCCGCTGCCGCTATTTGTGTTCCTGCATTCGTGGAGCGGCGATTACACGCAGGACAACAGCAAGTGGCTGAAACAGGCGGTTGCTCGCAACTGGATTTTTCTGCACCCGAATTTCCGGGGTGTGAATGAAACTCCGCAGGCGTGTGGGTCGGAGTTTGCCCGCCGGGATGTGCTGGACGCGATTGACTTCGCGTGCGAGAAGTTTCGCGTCGATCGTCGGCGAATCTATCTTGCGGGAACATCCGGCGGCGGCCACATGGCGATGCTGATGGCCGCGTATCATCCCGATCGGTTCTCCGCAGTTTCGGAGTGGGTGGGAATCAGTGATCTGCAGCGCTGGTATCACTTTCACGTGAAGGAAGGGCAGCCGCAGCGATACGCGCAGATGATCGTGAAGTGTCTGGGTGGTCCTCCCGGTACGTCGCCGGAGATTGACGCGAGCTACCAGGAACGGTCGCCGCTGTTTCACCTGAGCAACGCCGCGGACCTGCCGCTGGACTTCAACGCCGGTGTCCACGACGGACACACGGGATCTGTGCCGATTGACCACACACTGAATGCGTACCTGACGGTCACGGCTGCTCACGGGACGGCGACGATCTCGTCGAGTGAAATCGCGGAACTGCTGCAGGAAGAAACCCTGTCGCGACCGACGCCTTCCGATGAAGCCGGTGACCCGACCTATGGACGAAGGATTCTGCTGCGAAGACAATCGCGGAACGCTCGCGTGACAATCTTCGAGGGCGGACACGAGGGACTTCCGGAGCCTGCCTGTGAGTGGCTGTCGCAACAGTCGCGACTTGTCCAGCCGGAAAGCAGCGATCGTCAGGAGGAAAAGGCGATTGAGTGA
- a CDS encoding leucine-rich repeat protein: MSRSFRKLQQLSFLMLTVVLTAIHEKPAAADPPAAEEVSVPDENLASVLKDILKRKAVEGEAFTAENLQKIYYLQAIDRQIQDLTGLEHCTNLAEVRLSQNAIQDVSPLAACVNIQSLDLAGNKITSIDPLRALTKLQYLNVENNQIPKLDAVTELKALASLYADGNQIESLDPLKDLPKLHSLYAAGNRISDVQPVATLVHLDSLDLSGNQIEDVSALKSLHELRFTFLMKNRIRDISPLAEMARADNESERRFAPYWRLYLAENPLDADGTQQQFEILKAASVRVDLKYIREQQ; the protein is encoded by the coding sequence ATGTCACGCTCTTTCAGGAAACTCCAACAGCTCAGCTTTCTGATGTTGACCGTCGTGCTGACGGCGATTCACGAAAAACCCGCTGCCGCAGATCCACCGGCTGCCGAAGAAGTCAGCGTTCCCGATGAAAACCTGGCGTCGGTTCTGAAAGACATATTGAAGCGAAAAGCCGTCGAAGGAGAAGCCTTCACCGCCGAGAACCTGCAAAAGATCTATTACCTGCAAGCCATCGACAGGCAGATTCAGGATCTGACGGGACTGGAACACTGCACAAACCTGGCCGAAGTGCGTCTTTCACAAAATGCCATCCAGGACGTGTCGCCTCTGGCCGCCTGCGTCAACATTCAGTCGCTGGACCTTGCCGGCAATAAGATCACTTCCATCGACCCGCTGCGTGCTCTGACGAAGCTTCAGTACCTGAACGTCGAAAACAATCAGATTCCGAAACTGGACGCTGTGACGGAATTGAAGGCACTCGCTTCGCTTTACGCCGACGGAAATCAGATCGAATCGCTGGATCCCCTGAAGGATCTGCCGAAGCTGCATTCTCTGTACGCCGCGGGCAACCGGATTTCTGACGTGCAGCCTGTGGCCACGCTGGTGCATCTCGATAGCCTTGACCTGAGCGGCAATCAGATCGAAGACGTGTCAGCTTTGAAGTCGCTACACGAACTTCGCTTCACGTTTCTGATGAAAAACAGGATCCGCGACATCAGCCCGCTTGCTGAAATGGCCCGCGCCGACAACGAATCCGAACGGCGGTTTGCTCCGTACTGGAGACTGTACCTGGCCGAAAACCCTCTCGACGCCGACGGAACACAGCAGCAGTTTGAAATTCTGAAAGCCGCCTCAGTTCGCGTCGATTTGAAATACATCCGTGAACAGCAGTAA
- a CDS encoding class I SAM-dependent methyltransferase, which produces MTRPITAAILTAFLCIPAMAEDKPAADRSPVPEGINDNFLNPDLNPEEWLQRFEIESREVFAGRESILKAVALQPGMSIADVGTGTGLYMGPFSKAVGDEGRVFAVDISPKFIEHITRRIKADELHNVQPVLSNDRSITLEPEVVDRVFICDTYHHFEFHKDMLASIRKALKPGGELILVEFDRIPGTSREWLLTHIRADKATFRGEIEAAGLEFIDEVEIPEFKENYLLRFRKPAE; this is translated from the coding sequence ATGACTCGCCCAATCACCGCCGCCATTCTGACTGCGTTTCTGTGTATTCCGGCGATGGCGGAAGACAAGCCCGCGGCCGATCGATCGCCGGTACCGGAAGGCATTAACGACAACTTTCTGAACCCGGACCTGAATCCGGAGGAATGGCTGCAGAGATTCGAAATTGAAAGCCGCGAGGTCTTCGCCGGGCGGGAATCCATACTGAAGGCAGTCGCACTGCAGCCGGGAATGAGCATCGCGGACGTCGGCACCGGTACGGGACTGTACATGGGACCGTTTTCGAAAGCGGTCGGCGATGAAGGCCGCGTGTTTGCCGTCGACATCTCGCCGAAATTCATCGAACACATCACGCGCCGGATCAAAGCTGATGAGCTGCATAACGTCCAGCCGGTGCTGAGCAACGATCGTTCAATCACACTGGAACCCGAAGTGGTGGATCGCGTGTTTATCTGCGACACGTATCATCATTTCGAATTCCACAAGGACATGCTGGCGTCAATCCGCAAAGCTCTGAAGCCGGGCGGTGAACTGATTCTGGTGGAATTTGACCGGATTCCCGGTACTTCCCGCGAATGGCTGCTGACTCACATTCGAGCGGACAAGGCGACGTTTCGCGGCGAAATCGAAGCCGCCGGACTGGAGTTCATCGACGAGGTCGAGATTCCGGAATTCAAGGAAAACTACCTGCTGCGGTTTCGAAAGCCGGCTGAGTGA
- a CDS encoding APC family permease — protein sequence MSGAQHSKPYGLATLTLLVIASMIGSGVFTTSGYTLAAVGSPARVMVCWLIGGGIALCGAVAFGRLARLMPESGGEYLYLTRNVHPMAGFLAGWVSLTAGFSGAIATAAVAFESYALRPSDRPEWLPDDVVAIALVLACGVAHAMHVRGGAILQNIVVVVKLLALAVFLGVVAVRLPVHEWHFAAIESAPTNMWDVTTAIATSVVWISLSYAGFNAAIYVASESEQASRSVPRALLLGTLLVAALYLLLNLAFVTSTDAGQLVGRNDVAAISALSIGGHCLEILIRVTISLGLFSSVSGMLMTGPRVYSQMATDGVFPQLFRIDRHGAVRSVSLQTLLAVALILIQRVLVAAGIVETSLLGLLDYLGTTLSLSSACCVATLFLRRVRQRTDFASSHIESLAAAVYVAATFTSIVLLMLRRGADGAPLGVRHLAGTALTIVTGLVAWNVFRVRGRRHETPVGS from the coding sequence GTGAGCGGTGCGCAGCATTCGAAACCGTACGGCCTGGCGACGCTGACTCTGCTTGTGATCGCCAGCATGATCGGTTCCGGAGTCTTCACGACGTCCGGCTATACTCTGGCCGCCGTGGGGTCGCCGGCGCGCGTCATGGTGTGCTGGCTGATCGGAGGCGGCATCGCGTTGTGCGGTGCGGTGGCGTTCGGAAGACTCGCCAGACTGATGCCGGAATCCGGCGGCGAGTACCTTTATCTGACTCGCAACGTCCATCCCATGGCGGGATTCCTGGCGGGCTGGGTGTCGCTGACAGCAGGATTCAGCGGAGCGATCGCAACGGCGGCTGTCGCATTTGAAAGCTATGCCCTGCGACCGTCTGATCGCCCGGAATGGCTGCCGGACGACGTCGTCGCGATTGCGCTGGTACTCGCGTGCGGCGTCGCTCATGCGATGCATGTTCGCGGCGGAGCGATCCTGCAGAATATCGTCGTCGTCGTGAAGCTGCTGGCGCTGGCCGTGTTTCTGGGCGTCGTTGCGGTCAGGCTGCCGGTTCACGAATGGCACTTCGCCGCAATCGAATCCGCGCCGACCAATATGTGGGACGTGACGACGGCCATCGCGACTTCGGTCGTGTGGATTTCGCTCAGCTACGCCGGTTTCAACGCCGCCATATACGTGGCGTCGGAATCTGAGCAGGCCAGTCGCAGTGTTCCCAGAGCACTCCTGCTGGGCACGCTGCTTGTGGCCGCTCTGTATCTGCTGTTGAACCTGGCGTTTGTGACTTCGACAGACGCGGGGCAGCTTGTCGGACGGAACGATGTCGCGGCGATCTCGGCACTCAGCATCGGCGGCCATTGTCTGGAGATTTTAATCCGCGTCACGATTTCGCTGGGACTGTTTTCGTCGGTTTCCGGAATGCTGATGACCGGGCCGCGCGTGTATTCGCAGATGGCGACCGACGGCGTGTTCCCGCAGTTGTTTCGCATTGACCGGCACGGCGCGGTTCGTTCGGTGAGCCTGCAGACCCTGCTGGCCGTCGCGCTGATTCTGATCCAGCGAGTTCTCGTGGCCGCGGGAATCGTGGAAACATCGCTGCTGGGATTGCTGGACTATCTGGGAACAACTCTGTCGCTGTCATCGGCCTGCTGCGTCGCAACGCTGTTTCTGCGGCGAGTACGGCAGCGCACGGATTTCGCGTCGTCACACATCGAGTCGCTGGCTGCTGCGGTCTACGTCGCGGCCACATTCACATCGATCGTGCTGCTGATGCTCCGTCGCGGAGCCGACGGCGCTCCACTGGGCGTGCGGCACCTGGCGGGCACCGCGCTGACGATCGTCACGGGCCTTGTCGCGTGGAACGTGTTTCGAGTTCGCGGCCGTCGCCATGAGACGCCTGTCGGCAGTTGA
- a CDS encoding PQQ-binding-like beta-propeller repeat protein: protein MSRTGTRCLLALALVLASPVLFAADWPQFRGPDGQGRAANANLPLTWSETENVAWKTPIPGEGHSSPVIADDQIWLTTSISRFASEEQTPPAKEETSSGAKVPAGLTLQALRVNLQSGAVEKTITLFEIPKPEPKHTLNSYASPTPVIADDLVYFHFGTYGTACLNRHSGDVVWKEDSIHVDHQNGPGSSPIIWNDMLIIHFDGMDDQFITAFNRHTGKIAWQTHRSGEMSPTAEMKKAYGTPLVVESNGVPIVVSPAADWVYGYDARNGSEVWKASYGQSGFSTVPRPVEENGTVFIATSYMQSRLLAVRCDGVGDVSETHVKWMSDKQVPKKPSMLLVKGQLYFISDSGILSCVNAEDGTEIWQSRLPGEYSSSPLYASGRIYFFNQSGLTTVIAEGSEFQELASNQLDSGFMASPAVAENSLILRTEKALYRIESPHGR, encoded by the coding sequence ATGAGCCGAACTGGAACGCGCTGTCTGCTGGCCCTGGCGCTCGTACTTGCTTCCCCAGTCCTGTTCGCTGCCGACTGGCCTCAGTTCCGCGGTCCGGACGGTCAGGGCCGCGCTGCGAATGCCAACCTGCCGCTGACCTGGAGCGAAACGGAAAACGTCGCATGGAAGACGCCGATTCCCGGAGAAGGCCATTCGTCGCCGGTCATCGCCGACGATCAGATCTGGCTGACGACGTCAATCAGCCGATTCGCCTCCGAAGAACAGACACCTCCCGCCAAGGAAGAAACGTCCTCCGGCGCCAAAGTTCCCGCCGGACTGACGCTGCAGGCGCTGCGAGTGAATCTGCAGTCCGGCGCTGTGGAAAAGACGATTACGCTGTTCGAAATTCCGAAGCCAGAACCAAAACACACGCTGAACAGCTACGCCTCGCCGACACCTGTGATCGCCGACGACCTGGTCTATTTTCACTTCGGAACCTACGGAACCGCCTGCCTGAACCGCCATTCCGGCGACGTGGTCTGGAAGGAGGATTCCATTCACGTCGACCACCAGAACGGACCGGGAAGTTCGCCGATCATCTGGAACGATATGCTGATCATTCATTTCGACGGCATGGACGACCAGTTCATCACAGCCTTCAACCGGCACACCGGGAAGATCGCATGGCAGACACATCGGTCAGGTGAAATGAGTCCCACGGCCGAAATGAAGAAGGCTTACGGAACTCCGCTTGTTGTGGAATCGAACGGCGTGCCGATCGTCGTCTCACCGGCCGCTGACTGGGTCTACGGCTACGACGCTCGAAACGGCAGCGAAGTCTGGAAGGCCAGCTACGGCCAGTCAGGGTTTTCGACCGTGCCGCGACCCGTTGAAGAAAACGGCACCGTGTTTATCGCCACCAGCTACATGCAGTCGCGGCTGCTGGCGGTTCGCTGCGACGGCGTCGGCGATGTATCGGAGACTCACGTGAAGTGGATGTCCGATAAGCAGGTGCCGAAGAAGCCTTCGATGCTGCTGGTGAAGGGCCAGTTGTACTTCATCAGCGACTCCGGAATTCTTTCCTGTGTGAACGCGGAGGATGGAACGGAGATCTGGCAGAGTCGTCTGCCGGGGGAATACTCGTCGTCGCCGCTGTACGCGTCCGGCCGAATCTACTTCTTCAACCAAAGCGGCCTGACGACCGTCATCGCGGAAGGCAGTGAGTTCCAGGAACTGGCTTCGAACCAACTGGATTCCGGATTCATGGCTTCGCCCGCGGTGGCCGAAAATTCGCTGATTCTGCGCACGGAGAAAGCTCTGTACCGAATCGAATCTCCGCATGGCCGCTGA